In the Chroicocephalus ridibundus chromosome 15, bChrRid1.1, whole genome shotgun sequence genome, one interval contains:
- the SH2D3C gene encoding SH2 domain-containing protein 3C isoform X3, with protein MTERCSLWSALSAAACCFYRGSFMQVQFSKEKYILDSSPEKLHKELEEELKLSSTDLRSHAWYHGRIPREVSESLVQRNGDFLIRDSLTSLGDYVLTCRWRNEPLHFKINKVTVKSSEGHTRVQYLFEQESFDNVPALVRFYVGNRKAISEQSGAIVYCPINRTFPLRYLEASYGLANGKHGGPHSPASQKGGHIKRRSITMTDGLTADKITRAEGCPTSVSLPHHRDIIRNCAVSVDQIQDLHSPMSPISENPASPAYSTVTRLKPHACQAAGIAPASPVIRRSSEPQLCPGNNSKPLPDPAHSTHSTPCHGYTRASPSPSVNSYSDPDTGHYCQLHPTSPISRDRPAHDIKQLPTKSYVERLKVEEGQRGTVENGSGEAEAGQRLKGELDFVGFVPPTMETTSSFNPVAFQSLLIPLENKPLEMAVLKKVKELLAEVDVKTLAKHITKVDCLVARILGVTVEMQRLMGVSSGMELLTLPHGHQLRLDLLERFHTMSIMIAVDILGCTGSTEERAALLHKTIQLAAELKSTMGNMFSFAAVMNALEMTQIARLEQTWMVLRQRHTEGAILYEKKLKPFLKSLNEGKEGPPLTNTTFPHIMPLVTLLERDKALTDTPEPWETTDNGVEVVMAHLEAARMVAHHGGLYHTNAEVKLQGFQARAELLEVFSTEFQLRLLWGSRGAESSQAERYEKFDKVLTALSHKLEPAVRFSEL; from the exons TTCTCCAAGGAGAAATACATCCTTGACTCATCACCAGAGAAGCTTCAcaaggagctggaagaggagctgaAGCTGAGCAGCACCGACCTGCGCAGCCACGCTTGGTACCATGGCCGCATTCCCCgggag gtGTCGGAGAGCCTTGTGCAGAGGAACGGTGACTTTCTCATCCGCGACTCGCTCACCAGCCTGGGTGACTATGTGCTGACGTGCCGCTGGCGCAATGAGCCCCTCCACTTCAAGATCAACAAGGTGACGGTCAAGTCCAGCGAGGGCCATACCCGCGTCCAGTACCTCTTTGAGCAGGAGAGCTTTGACAACGTGCCTGCCCTCGTCCGCTTCTACGTGGGCAACCGCAAGGCCATCTCTGAGCAGAGTGGAGCCATTGTCTACTGCCCCATCAACCGCACCTTCCCCTTGCGCTACCTGGAAGCCAGCTACGGGCTGGCCAACGGCAAGCATGGGGGACCCCATAGCCCCGCCAGCCAGAAAGGGGGGCACATAAAGAGGAGGAGCATCACCATGACAGACGGCCTGACAGCAGACAAGATCACCAGGGCTGAGGGTTGCCCAACCAG tgtGTCCCTACCCCATCACAGAGACATCATTCGCAACTGTGCCGTCAGCGTGGACCAGATCCAAGACCTGCACTCCCCGATGTCCCCCATCTCCGAGAACCCAGCGTCACCCGCCTATAGCACGG TTACACGGCTAAAGCCACACGCCTGCCAAGCAGCCGGGATTGCCCCGGCCTCTCCAGTCATAAGAAGGTCCAGCGAGCCCCAGCTGTGCCCGGGGAACAACAGCAAACCTCTGCCAGACCCTGCCCACAGCACCCACTCGACTCCCTGCCACGGGTACACCCgcgcctccccctctccctccgtGAACAGCTACAGTGACCCGGACACGGGGCATTACTGCCAGCTCCACCCCACCTCGCCCATCAGCAGAGACCGGCCAGCTCATGACATCAAGCAGCTGCCAACAAAGAGCTATGTGGAGAGGCTAAAGGtggaggaaggacagagagggACTGTGGAGAACGGCTCCGGGGAAGCAgaggcagggcagaggctgaaAGGAGAGCTGGACTTCGTGGGCTTTGTGCCCCCCACCATGGAGACAACCTCCTCCTTCAACCCTGTAGCCTTCCAGTCCCTGCTTATCCCCCTGGAGAACAAACCCCTGGAGATGGCCGTGCTCAAGAAGGTCaaagagctgctggcagaggtggaCGTGAAGACGCTGGCCAAACACATCACCAAAGTGGACTGCCTG GTCGCCCGGATATTGGGTGTGACAGTGGAGATGCAGCGGCTCATGGGGGTGAGCTCCGGCATGGAGCTGCTcaccctgccccacggccaccaGCTCCGCCTTGACCTGCTGGAACG GTTCCACACCATGTCCATCATGATTGCTGTGGACATCCTGGGCTGCACGGGCAGCACGGAGGAGCGGGCGGCCCTGCTCCACAAAACCATCCAGCTGGCCGCCGAGCTGAAGAGCACCATGGGGAACATGTTCAGTTTTGCGGCTGTGATGAATGCCCTGGAAATGACACAG ATTGCCCGTCTGGAGCAGACCTGGATGGTGCTGCGCCAGCGGCACACAGAGGGCGCGATCCTCTATGAGAAGAAGCTCAAGCCGTTCCTGAAGAGCCTGAACGAAGGGAAAG AAGGGCCGCCATTGACCAACACCACCTTTCCCCACATCATGCCCCTCGTGACCCTCTTGGAGCGGGACAAGGCTCTCACGGACACCCCCGAGCCCTGGGAGACCACTGACAATGGCGTGGAGGTGGTCATGGCCCACCTGGAGGCAGCACGGATGGTGGCCCACCACGGTGGGCTCTACCACACCAACGCTGAAGTGAAGCTGCAGG GTTTCCAGGCCAGAGCGGAGCTGCTGGAGGTCTTCAGCACCGAGTTCCAGCTGCGGCTGCtctggggcagccgtggggccgaGAGCAGCCAGGCCGAGCGCTACGAGAAGTTCGACAAGGTCCTCACCGCCCTGTCCCATAAGCTGGAGCCAGCAGTGCGCTTCAGCGAGCTGTAA
- the SH2D3C gene encoding SH2 domain-containing protein 3C isoform X2 — MTAVGRRFPTLGQGSHHDGLESGSEYVKFSKEKYILDSSPEKLHKELEEELKLSSTDLRSHAWYHGRIPREVSESLVQRNGDFLIRDSLTSLGDYVLTCRWRNEPLHFKINKVTVKSSEGHTRVQYLFEQESFDNVPALVRFYVGNRKAISEQSGAIVYCPINRTFPLRYLEASYGLANGKHGGPHSPASQKGGHIKRRSITMTDGLTADKITRAEGCPTSVSLPHHRDIIRNCAVSVDQIQDLHSPMSPISENPASPAYSTVTRLKPHACQAAGIAPASPVIRRSSEPQLCPGNNSKPLPDPAHSTHSTPCHGYTRASPSPSVNSYSDPDTGHYCQLHPTSPISRDRPAHDIKQLPTKSYVERLKVEEGQRGTVENGSGEAEAGQRLKGELDFVGFVPPTMETTSSFNPVAFQSLLIPLENKPLEMAVLKKVKELLAEVDVKTLAKHITKVDCLVARILGVTVEMQRLMGVSSGMELLTLPHGHQLRLDLLERFHTMSIMIAVDILGCTGSTEERAALLHKTIQLAAELKSTMGNMFSFAAVMNALEMTQIARLEQTWMVLRQRHTEGAILYEKKLKPFLKSLNEGKEGPPLTNTTFPHIMPLVTLLERDKALTDTPEPWETTDNGVEVVMAHLEAARMVAHHGGLYHTNAEVKLQGFQARAELLEVFSTEFQLRLLWGSRGAESSQAERYEKFDKVLTALSHKLEPAVRFSEL; from the exons TTCTCCAAGGAGAAATACATCCTTGACTCATCACCAGAGAAGCTTCAcaaggagctggaagaggagctgaAGCTGAGCAGCACCGACCTGCGCAGCCACGCTTGGTACCATGGCCGCATTCCCCgggag gtGTCGGAGAGCCTTGTGCAGAGGAACGGTGACTTTCTCATCCGCGACTCGCTCACCAGCCTGGGTGACTATGTGCTGACGTGCCGCTGGCGCAATGAGCCCCTCCACTTCAAGATCAACAAGGTGACGGTCAAGTCCAGCGAGGGCCATACCCGCGTCCAGTACCTCTTTGAGCAGGAGAGCTTTGACAACGTGCCTGCCCTCGTCCGCTTCTACGTGGGCAACCGCAAGGCCATCTCTGAGCAGAGTGGAGCCATTGTCTACTGCCCCATCAACCGCACCTTCCCCTTGCGCTACCTGGAAGCCAGCTACGGGCTGGCCAACGGCAAGCATGGGGGACCCCATAGCCCCGCCAGCCAGAAAGGGGGGCACATAAAGAGGAGGAGCATCACCATGACAGACGGCCTGACAGCAGACAAGATCACCAGGGCTGAGGGTTGCCCAACCAG tgtGTCCCTACCCCATCACAGAGACATCATTCGCAACTGTGCCGTCAGCGTGGACCAGATCCAAGACCTGCACTCCCCGATGTCCCCCATCTCCGAGAACCCAGCGTCACCCGCCTATAGCACGG TTACACGGCTAAAGCCACACGCCTGCCAAGCAGCCGGGATTGCCCCGGCCTCTCCAGTCATAAGAAGGTCCAGCGAGCCCCAGCTGTGCCCGGGGAACAACAGCAAACCTCTGCCAGACCCTGCCCACAGCACCCACTCGACTCCCTGCCACGGGTACACCCgcgcctccccctctccctccgtGAACAGCTACAGTGACCCGGACACGGGGCATTACTGCCAGCTCCACCCCACCTCGCCCATCAGCAGAGACCGGCCAGCTCATGACATCAAGCAGCTGCCAACAAAGAGCTATGTGGAGAGGCTAAAGGtggaggaaggacagagagggACTGTGGAGAACGGCTCCGGGGAAGCAgaggcagggcagaggctgaaAGGAGAGCTGGACTTCGTGGGCTTTGTGCCCCCCACCATGGAGACAACCTCCTCCTTCAACCCTGTAGCCTTCCAGTCCCTGCTTATCCCCCTGGAGAACAAACCCCTGGAGATGGCCGTGCTCAAGAAGGTCaaagagctgctggcagaggtggaCGTGAAGACGCTGGCCAAACACATCACCAAAGTGGACTGCCTG GTCGCCCGGATATTGGGTGTGACAGTGGAGATGCAGCGGCTCATGGGGGTGAGCTCCGGCATGGAGCTGCTcaccctgccccacggccaccaGCTCCGCCTTGACCTGCTGGAACG GTTCCACACCATGTCCATCATGATTGCTGTGGACATCCTGGGCTGCACGGGCAGCACGGAGGAGCGGGCGGCCCTGCTCCACAAAACCATCCAGCTGGCCGCCGAGCTGAAGAGCACCATGGGGAACATGTTCAGTTTTGCGGCTGTGATGAATGCCCTGGAAATGACACAG ATTGCCCGTCTGGAGCAGACCTGGATGGTGCTGCGCCAGCGGCACACAGAGGGCGCGATCCTCTATGAGAAGAAGCTCAAGCCGTTCCTGAAGAGCCTGAACGAAGGGAAAG AAGGGCCGCCATTGACCAACACCACCTTTCCCCACATCATGCCCCTCGTGACCCTCTTGGAGCGGGACAAGGCTCTCACGGACACCCCCGAGCCCTGGGAGACCACTGACAATGGCGTGGAGGTGGTCATGGCCCACCTGGAGGCAGCACGGATGGTGGCCCACCACGGTGGGCTCTACCACACCAACGCTGAAGTGAAGCTGCAGG GTTTCCAGGCCAGAGCGGAGCTGCTGGAGGTCTTCAGCACCGAGTTCCAGCTGCGGCTGCtctggggcagccgtggggccgaGAGCAGCCAGGCCGAGCGCTACGAGAAGTTCGACAAGGTCCTCACCGCCCTGTCCCATAAGCTGGAGCCAGCAGTGCGCTTCAGCGAGCTGTAA
- the TOR2A gene encoding prosalusin isoform X1 yields MAPGAAAALALLLLAAAAARPAAAWDLRALRCSFSADCECGFGPDLRGLECDLALNLVGQPLVRQQVMKGVREFLENRNPVKPLVMSFHGSTGTGKTFVTSMLVRYLFQGGLQSPYVHQFSPIVHFPHAERIEQYKESLKRWIQGNLTNCGRSAFLFEEMDKMHPGLIDVIIPFLGPSWVVYGNNYRKAIFIFISNAGGEQINEMTLDLWRAHKDREEISLQDLEPAISKAVFENPQSGFWKSGIINNHLIDFVVPFLPLKHHHVKQCVISELVQQGLEVRPGVVQEVADSIPYFPEEEKIFSSTGCKTVASRISFFF; encoded by the exons ATGGCccccggagcggcggcggcgctggcccTGTTGCTgctggcggcggccgccgcccgccccgccgccgcctgggaCCTGCGGGCGCTGCGCTGCAGCTTCTCGGCGGATTGCGAGTGCGGCTTCGGGCCCGACCTGCGCG GTCTGGAGTGTGACTTGGCCCTGAACCTGGTGGGGCAGCCGCTGGTGAGGCAGCAGGTGATGAAGGGGGTGAGGGAATTCCTGGAGAACCGGAATCCTGTGAAACCCCTTGTGATGTCCTTCCACGGCTCGACAGGAACAGGCAAGACCTTCGTGACCTCCATGCTCGTCCGCTACCTCTTCCAGGGTGGGCTGCAGAGCCCTTACGTTCACCAGTTCTCCCCAATAGTGCACTTCCCCCACGCTGAGCGGATAGAGCAGTACAAG GAAAGCCTGAAGCGCTGGATCCAAGGGAACTTGACAAACTGTGGACGGTCAGCCTTTCTCTTTGAAGAGATGGACAAGATGCACCCGGGCCTGATCGACGTGATCATACCATTCCTGGGACCCTCGTGGGTTGTGTACGGGAACAACTACCGCAAAGCGATCTTCATCTTCATAAG CAATGCAGGAGGGGAGCAGATCAACGAAATGACGCTGGATCTGTGGCGTGCCCACAAGGACCGGGAGGAGATCAGCCTGCAGGACCTGGAGCCAGCCATCTCCAAAGCCGTGTTTGAAAACCCTCAGA GTGGATTCTGGAAATCTGGTATCATTAACAACCATCTCATTGATTTTGTTGTGCCCTTCCTCCCATTGAAGCACCACCACGTAAAGCAgtgtgtcatcagtgaacttgtCCAGCAAGGCCTCGAAGTACGTCCGGGTGTTGTCCAGGAGGTGGCTGACAGCATCCCCTACTTcccagaagaagagaaaatattctcATCAACAGGCTGCAAAACTGTGGCCTCTCGGATCAGTTTTTTCTTCTAG
- the TOR2A gene encoding prosalusin isoform X2 yields MLVRYLFQGGLQSPYVHQFSPIVHFPHAERIEQYKESLKRWIQGNLTNCGRSAFLFEEMDKMHPGLIDVIIPFLGPSWVVYGNNYRKAIFIFISNAGGEQINEMTLDLWRAHKDREEISLQDLEPAISKAVFENPQSGFWKSGIINNHLIDFVVPFLPLKHHHVKQCVISELVQQGLEVRPGVVQEVADSIPYFPEEEKIFSSTGCKTVASRISFFF; encoded by the exons ATGCTCGTCCGCTACCTCTTCCAGGGTGGGCTGCAGAGCCCTTACGTTCACCAGTTCTCCCCAATAGTGCACTTCCCCCACGCTGAGCGGATAGAGCAGTACAAG GAAAGCCTGAAGCGCTGGATCCAAGGGAACTTGACAAACTGTGGACGGTCAGCCTTTCTCTTTGAAGAGATGGACAAGATGCACCCGGGCCTGATCGACGTGATCATACCATTCCTGGGACCCTCGTGGGTTGTGTACGGGAACAACTACCGCAAAGCGATCTTCATCTTCATAAG CAATGCAGGAGGGGAGCAGATCAACGAAATGACGCTGGATCTGTGGCGTGCCCACAAGGACCGGGAGGAGATCAGCCTGCAGGACCTGGAGCCAGCCATCTCCAAAGCCGTGTTTGAAAACCCTCAGA GTGGATTCTGGAAATCTGGTATCATTAACAACCATCTCATTGATTTTGTTGTGCCCTTCCTCCCATTGAAGCACCACCACGTAAAGCAgtgtgtcatcagtgaacttgtCCAGCAAGGCCTCGAAGTACGTCCGGGTGTTGTCCAGGAGGTGGCTGACAGCATCCCCTACTTcccagaagaagagaaaatattctcATCAACAGGCTGCAAAACTGTGGCCTCTCGGATCAGTTTTTTCTTCTAG
- the PTRH1 gene encoding peptidyl-tRNA hydrolase yields the protein MLAAELAGRVRPLVTRAGPRVMVAGLGNYGLRGTRHSVGMAVLDRLAWQLAVAEGWRADRRCCADVAMATAHGLELVLLKPRRFMNLNGLSVASAAEIYNLRPEDIYLVHDDLDKALGKVAIKLGGSARGHNGVRSCISALHSNEMTRLRVGIGRPESEATVSSYVLAPFSTQEQERLEQVLAQAATFLLEHILQRRAPEGEPGDRG from the exons ATGCTGGCGGCGGAGCTGGCGGGACGCGTGCGGCCGCTCGTCACCCGGGCGGGGCCGCGCGTCAtg GTGGCTGGCCTGGGCAACTACGGGCTGCGGGGGACACGGCACAGCGTGGGCATGGCGGTGCTGGACCGGCTGGCTTGGCAGCTGGCAGTGGCCGAGGGCTGGCGAGCAGACAGGCGGTGCTGCGCTGACGTGGCCATGGCCACAGCCCATGGCCTGGAGCTGGTGCTGCTCAAGCCGCGAAGGTTCATGAACCTCAACGGGCTGAGCGTCGCCAGTGCTG ctgagaTTTACAACCTCCGCCCAGAAGACATTTACCTGGTTCATGATGACCTGGACAAGGCTCTGGGCAAGGTGGCGATCAAGCTGGGAGGCAGCGCAAG GGGACACAACGGGGTCCGATCCTGCATCAGTGCTTTGCACTCCAAC gagaTGACCCGGCTCAGGGTTGGCATCGGGCGGCCGGAGAGCGAAGCGACAGTGTCCAGCTATGTCCTGGCTCCGTTCAGCAcccaggagcaggagaggctggagcaggTCCTGGCCCAGGCAGCGACATTCCTGCTGGAGCACATCCTGCAGAGGAGAGCACCGGAGGGGGAGCCGGGGGACAGGGGCTGA